The genomic region AGCGCGGTCTATATTCCTCAGAGCTGATTTTTCCGTTATTAAGAAGATATTGAAGGTATTCCGCAGAAAGCTCCCAAATTACAGCCTGCGTTTCCTTATCCGCAGTTTCAAAAGGAAAATCTTTTATAGTCGTTTTGCCCGTGCAAAGCGATTTTACGTATCTATTTTGTTCGGCGTTCAAATACGCTTTTAATGTTTCTATTCTTTTAAAAAGCGAAGGCCTGTATACAAAGTCGTCGTATAATCCGGCAGAATGCATAGTCTTTATAGTCGCTATCGGCTCAACGACTCCCGACACTACTTGGGTTATCTTTGTTTCCGGCCGAGCCGCCTCTATTAAAAAAAGCAAATTATACGAACAGTTTTCACTTATAAAATAATAATTTGAATATATGCCCGTCATATCAAGAAGGTGACGTAAAAGTCTGTCCTTTTCTTCTTCCGTAAAATTAAAGCGATATTCCCACATATCGCGCATATCCATGTTTGCATATTCTTTTATCTTTTCGTAATAGGGACTAAAGCCGTAATAACCGTGAAAACCTCCCACAAGTCCCAAAAGGGCGTAAACAACTCCTACGTCTAAAGTCGTAATCGCTCCGTAGCTTATGGAATTGGCAAGCAGTTGCGGCTTTCCTTCCGTTTCAACGAGAAGCAAGGTATGCCCGAAAACCGATGCGGGATTTTTCATATAACCGGCGGGAAAAACCAGGTAAATCGAACCCGGGCGAAGAAGTTTTATGAGACTTGAATATTCGACGTCGCCGTCATAAGGAAAATCTTGAGTCTGTAAATCGAGTTTACGGCAAAGCCATGCATACCTGCCGGGGAAACGCACCGTCGCATGACGCTCTCCTTCAACGGGAAGCGAAAAAAAAGCTTTCAGAGTAGCCGAAAGTTCCGCATCGGGATCGGTTTTTCCGTTTTTTGCACAAAAGAAATTGGGATCGTCTATAAGGCTTTTATAACGCTCTTGTCCGGCCGGTTTATAGTGCAGCAATGTGTGCCAATAAGGGTCTTCGGAGAGATGCATTTCCTGCGCCTTTTTTACGGCAAATTCGGCGGACCTTTCGTATCCGTCGGAGCTTACGGGTTTTGCAAAAGCCGGAGAAAACTGAATAAAAAGAAAAAAAATTGTGAGAGAAATCGTCGCTTTGAGCATCTTGTTTTCAAAAACTCGCCATTTCATTGACAACAAAAAATAGGCAAAAAAATAACAGGATACGGGCTTTGCCGCATCCTGTCTTACTAAAGATAGAAGGTCAGCTTATCCTACAAAAGAATAGATCTTTGCGCTGACTTCTTTTGCAGAAACTTCGGATGAAGAGAAAATTTCATCAAAGTTATCCTGCAGGGCGGCTTTAAATGCCATTTTATCCGCGACATTGAGCATGGTCGAAAGGGTGTCGACATATTCTCCGTCGCCTTTTGCTATGTCCGCCGCAAGAGCGTCCATGTTTTCGGCGATGAATTTATCAGTTTCTTCCATACCGATAAGTCCGCCTTCATATCCGGACGTTCCGAACGTGATGGCAAAAAATTGAGAGAAACAGCATCCGTTTGTCGTTGCGGCAAGGATATCCCAGACCGCTCCGCTCTTCTTGCCGAAGAATACATATCCGAGACCCGGACCTACAGCCGTTGCAAATGTGCTCGCCGTAAGCGCCAATGACGCAACAGCCAACGCAATCGCAAATTTCCTTTTAAGCATAAAAGCCTCCTGTTTTTATAAAATCGAATCAGTCTCTTTGCAAAACGGGATTTAAAGAACATTTTAAGCCGCTTCGATTTTAATTATAATGTATATGATACAACAAAGTTTTTTTTATTGCAATAAAATAATTGACTGCGGTTGACGGTCGCATCCGGCACCTTTGGCAAAGCTCTCATATAGTGATATAATCTTTTTATGCGTTTTACCAGTACGAGAAATAAAAAATTGAACGTAGGCTTTGAACAGGCTATTCGCGACTGTATGCCGGAAGACGGAGGTCTTTACGTTCCTGCGGAAGTGAACGACCTGCGCCGATGGATCTTATTTACAAATGAAAAGACCACCTACGCTTCCGTTGCGGGAGCTCTTACGCTCGCATGCGTAAACGAAGAGTTCAGTCCGATAATATGCGAAGCGATAGCCGCACAAGCGTTTCCTTATGAACCCAAACTGTCCAAATTGGACAAGGGGCTTTATACTTTGGAACTTTTTCACGGCCCTACAGGGTGGCACCGCGATTTCGGCGTAAGCTACCTCATCGAAGCCCTTGAAAACATACTTTTGATGAAGGACACAAACGCCGTCATCCTTGACGTAAACGCCTCCGCCCTGGCGGCCTCTTTGGCGAACGCGCTGCGCGGCAAAAAACGCATAAAGGCCGTACTTTTGTTCCCTAAAAATTCAGTAAAAGGACTTTCGGCAGAGGATTTTATTTGGAACGGGGGAAACCTTTTTCCGATAGAGATTGACGGAAATATCGAAGACTGCAATAAAATCGTAAAAGATATTTTTTCGGATCATAAAAACGTCGAAAATTTCAATCTCACCGTCGCAAACACGGCAAACATAGGAAGACTTTTTCCTCAGGCATTTTTCTATCCTTTTGCATTTTCAAGGTTAAAGAGAGAAGTAACGGGAAATATTTACTATGCCATGCCGCCGGGAAATTTCAGCAACGTTACGGCAGGGCTTTACAGCTGGAAGATCGCCATGCCCGTTTCGGGCTTTATCCTGCCGGCGACCGACGCCCTTACGGTGGATCCCGCAGGCCGCTGCGTGATGCTCGACGCCCTCGTACCGGTGAACGAGCGCGGAAAAACTGATCCTTCCTGCCTTTCAAACCTTGAAAGATTGGAAGAAATTTTTTCCGCAAATACGGCTCTCATGCATAACCTTGTTTATGCAGCTAAGATCACGGACGACGATACGGTCTTTGCCGCAAAAGAGCTGTTTATGAAATATCACCTTTACGCAGATAAAAACACGGCGAGCGCTTACGCGGCCGCGTTAAAGCAAAAAGGCGCTACGTAC from Treponema parvum harbors:
- a CDS encoding DUF4105 domain-containing protein, encoding MKWRVFENKMLKATISLTIFFLFIQFSPAFAKPVSSDGYERSAEFAVKKAQEMHLSEDPYWHTLLHYKPAGQERYKSLIDDPNFFCAKNGKTDPDAELSATLKAFFSLPVEGERHATVRFPGRYAWLCRKLDLQTQDFPYDGDVEYSSLIKLLRPGSIYLVFPAGYMKNPASVFGHTLLLVETEGKPQLLANSISYGAITTLDVGVVYALLGLVGGFHGYYGFSPYYEKIKEYANMDMRDMWEYRFNFTEEEKDRLLRHLLDMTGIYSNYYFISENCSYNLLFLIEAARPETKITQVVSGVVEPIATIKTMHSAGLYDDFVYRPSLFKRIETLKAYLNAEQNRYVKSLCTGKTTIKDFPFETADKETQAVIWELSAEYLQYLLNNGKISSEEYRPRYVEVLSERRKLGAIKYAAETEIPKAPHTAHGSKKIAVGGGKDAGGSYIGFNYRLTAHEQLENSAGYSDNSQLLFFSVDGRLRPLTNEFYLKHALLADIISLPISDIYFFNSAIRVSFGLKSNAYKDNGENIALNLKFLYGASVKPVSWIQFYLMAGADAYFNREYDYYTDLPVGGETGFITTVGTWKNRIQAEIFQTPLDPPHFRIAFSADEEVTLSQNSALKAGCSFNINRGEYRPEWYFSVNAFF
- a CDS encoding DUF3015 family protein, with translation MLKRKFAIALAVASLALTASTFATAVGPGLGYVFFGKKSGAVWDILAATTNGCCFSQFFAITFGTSGYEGGLIGMEETDKFIAENMDALAADIAKGDGEYVDTLSTMLNVADKMAFKAALQDNFDEIFSSSEVSAKEVSAKIYSFVG
- a CDS encoding threonine synthase; this encodes MRFTSTRNKKLNVGFEQAIRDCMPEDGGLYVPAEVNDLRRWILFTNEKTTYASVAGALTLACVNEEFSPIICEAIAAQAFPYEPKLSKLDKGLYTLELFHGPTGWHRDFGVSYLIEALENILLMKDTNAVILDVNASALAASLANALRGKKRIKAVLLFPKNSVKGLSAEDFIWNGGNLFPIEIDGNIEDCNKIVKDIFSDHKNVENFNLTVANTANIGRLFPQAFFYPFAFSRLKREVTGNIYYAMPPGNFSNVTAGLYSWKIAMPVSGFILPATDALTVDPAGRCVMLDALVPVNERGKTDPSCLSNLERLEEIFSANTALMHNLVYAAKITDDDTVFAAKELFMKYHLYADKNTASAYAAALKQKGATYQDNGTLVLVVNDHPSLDADFIRRCTGENLQMPENVAASVRPANIGKPLIRSSSEVLSIARDVSKGFTAESF